A region of Vibrio chagasii DNA encodes the following proteins:
- a CDS encoding sensor domain-containing diguanylate cyclase — MHQASESEIVIRRLYQITNDYRKGFDVQISQLLTMGLERFDLDIGILSKVDGNTYLVEHCVTPEGVDLKSGDMFDYRSTYCEITCSSSGPICIEHCGEHNTYARHPAYQSFGLESYIGIPIFVDDELYGTLNFSSGNPYYREFKEFDIDVMKLMASWIEVELVRRQQERKLQELNEKLEYQALYDPLTHLPNRRFLFKTLNGEVKQLKGSLGKGTLAVVDIDFFKSVNDSYGHQMGDVVLKKVANVLSSNAQEGEFVARFGGEEFVIWYPNIPVNRVEDKLATLLEEVKKITLDRKPITISIGACHFELSPGETRNERISALDSLIKVADECLYVAKQNGRDQFVSRPYFQYLDA, encoded by the coding sequence ATGCACCAAGCTAGTGAAAGCGAAATTGTTATACGCCGCTTGTATCAAATTACCAATGATTATCGAAAGGGCTTCGATGTTCAGATTTCTCAGTTGCTCACCATGGGGCTTGAGCGTTTTGATTTGGATATTGGTATCTTGTCAAAAGTGGACGGTAATACTTACCTTGTTGAGCACTGTGTCACACCAGAAGGTGTCGACCTGAAAAGTGGCGATATGTTTGATTATCGCTCGACTTATTGCGAGATCACATGTAGCTCAAGTGGACCTATCTGCATAGAGCATTGTGGTGAGCACAACACTTACGCGCGACATCCTGCTTATCAATCCTTTGGTCTCGAGTCTTATATCGGTATTCCTATCTTTGTCGATGATGAACTTTACGGCACGCTTAACTTTTCGAGTGGTAATCCTTATTACCGCGAGTTTAAAGAGTTCGATATTGATGTGATGAAGCTAATGGCGTCATGGATCGAGGTTGAACTCGTTCGCAGGCAGCAAGAGAGAAAGCTCCAAGAACTGAATGAGAAGCTTGAGTATCAAGCACTCTATGACCCACTGACACATTTACCCAACAGACGTTTTCTATTTAAAACGCTTAACGGAGAGGTAAAGCAACTTAAAGGCTCTTTGGGCAAAGGCACGTTGGCCGTGGTTGATATTGATTTCTTTAAGTCAGTGAACGACAGTTATGGTCATCAAATGGGCGATGTTGTGCTGAAGAAAGTGGCCAATGTGTTGAGTAGTAATGCTCAAGAAGGAGAGTTTGTTGCTCGTTTTGGTGGCGAAGAGTTTGTGATTTGGTACCCAAATATTCCAGTCAACAGGGTTGAGGATAAGCTTGCGACGCTGCTTGAGGAAGTGAAGAAGATTACTCTTGATCGAAAGCCTATCACTATCTCTATTGGTGCTTGCCATTTTGAACTTAGCCCAGGTGAGACAAGGAACGAGAGGATATCGGCGTTAGACTCATTGATCAAAGTGGCTGATGAATGTTTGTACGTTGCAAAACAAAATGGACGAGATCAGTTCGTGTCTCGCCCATATTTCCAATATTTAGACGCTTAA
- a CDS encoding lytic polysaccharide monooxygenase — protein MLSSVPSVANAHGWSEFPSARQNTCYEQGGIWSGTPPNAACAQAKEISGSYPFVQRNEYAKNIQDFNNINAVKAAIPDGTLCYANDSQKRGMGAPHTGWTRTELSTGTFEYVFNATAPHNPSFWEFYLTKPNADLSKGLAWGDLELIQEEGNVPVNGGKYRINVTIPSDRSGDAILFVRWQRNDSAGEGFYNCSDITITGGTTPPPDPTPQPDLVRGDLFVSDQFGTPEVGDTVKYDIINKYGEVARSFDIVIDASNVNDWARLLASEINGWHEEFKDGAVFIGDWHAEMQHYMYFQNDPSRNFFNSKDGRASGQLTLIDGGDGGVEPLKGDIYELVKSDNVVNAGDKVVIATSEAANLTQTQGSAVSIQNNGTASIVVDTTAITANETLSFIASSIESESVETFTFEVIAEDGGVTPDPDPTPDPDPTPDPDNGTWDSSKVYLGGEVVTYSNQSWKAQWWIQGGENPKATYENDKWGVWRPAN, from the coding sequence ATGCTATCGAGTGTGCCGTCAGTGGCAAATGCTCATGGTTGGTCTGAATTTCCAAGTGCACGTCAGAACACGTGTTACGAGCAAGGTGGTATTTGGTCGGGTACACCACCGAATGCAGCCTGTGCTCAAGCAAAAGAAATTTCTGGTTCATATCCGTTTGTTCAGCGTAACGAATATGCGAAAAATATTCAGGATTTCAACAACATTAATGCTGTAAAAGCAGCGATTCCTGACGGCACGTTATGTTACGCCAATGATTCGCAAAAGCGTGGTATGGGTGCACCTCACACGGGTTGGACACGCACTGAGCTAAGCACAGGTACGTTTGAATATGTATTCAACGCGACCGCACCACACAACCCTTCATTTTGGGAGTTCTACCTAACCAAACCAAATGCGGACTTGAGTAAAGGCTTGGCATGGGGCGATCTAGAGCTTATCCAAGAAGAGGGCAATGTTCCTGTAAATGGCGGTAAATACCGCATCAATGTAACCATTCCTTCAGACCGTTCTGGCGATGCAATTTTATTTGTGCGCTGGCAGCGTAATGATTCGGCAGGTGAAGGCTTCTATAACTGTTCAGACATCACCATTACTGGTGGTACAACTCCTCCGCCAGATCCTACACCGCAACCAGATCTAGTACGTGGCGACTTGTTTGTGTCTGACCAGTTCGGTACGCCAGAGGTTGGTGACACAGTGAAGTACGACATCATCAACAAGTATGGTGAAGTAGCACGTAGTTTCGACATCGTGATTGATGCAAGCAACGTTAACGATTGGGCTCGCTTACTTGCTTCAGAAATTAACGGTTGGCATGAAGAGTTTAAAGATGGCGCGGTCTTTATCGGCGACTGGCATGCTGAAATGCAGCACTACATGTACTTCCAGAATGATCCTTCACGTAACTTCTTCAACTCAAAAGATGGTCGAGCTTCAGGTCAATTGACATTGATTGACGGTGGTGATGGCGGTGTTGAACCGTTGAAAGGGGATATCTACGAACTTGTTAAGAGTGACAATGTAGTGAATGCGGGCGACAAAGTTGTGATTGCAACAAGTGAAGCCGCTAACCTTACGCAAACACAAGGTTCTGCAGTAAGCATCCAGAACAATGGTACGGCTTCAATTGTGGTTGATACTACAGCGATCACAGCGAACGAAACATTGTCTTTCATTGCTAGCTCTATTGAAAGTGAGAGTGTTGAAACCTTCACATTCGAAGTGATTGCTGAAGATGGTGGTGTAACACCTGACCCAGATCCAACGCCGGATCCAGATCCGACTCCAGACCCAGACAATGGCACATGGGATTCATCTAAGGTTTACCTTGGTGGTGAAGTTGTGACTTACTCTAACCAGTCCTGGAAAGCGCAGTGGTGGATTCAGGGTGGTGAAAACCCGAAAGCGACTTACGAAAACGACAAGTGGGGCGTTTGGCGTCCAGCTAACTAA
- a CDS encoding TetR family transcriptional regulator, which translates to MENIKRKGRPSQVSKADIIECALNLGFSNLSMHSIGKQLGVSATALYRHVSSKEELISLCCDYVMERVGSCDDKEWASYLLSFATNFREALLSRPGSVEFVRANQQFTPASSIIANEVLGIFREQQVDAEVGFMAFASVFTKVTDIVQHQERAEFLKNGAEPPSLPQIDTEQLPNLAWLFEQTNPVNYELYFEDGIKITIEGLKWFISQHSQHQNR; encoded by the coding sequence ATGGAAAATATCAAAAGAAAAGGTCGTCCATCTCAGGTATCAAAAGCAGATATTATTGAGTGCGCATTAAACCTTGGCTTCTCAAACCTCTCCATGCATTCCATTGGCAAACAACTGGGAGTCAGTGCAACGGCACTCTATCGGCATGTCAGTTCGAAGGAAGAGTTGATCTCATTATGCTGCGACTATGTCATGGAGCGTGTCGGCTCTTGTGACGATAAGGAGTGGGCAAGTTATTTATTAAGCTTCGCCACCAATTTTAGAGAGGCACTATTGTCACGCCCCGGCTCTGTTGAATTTGTTCGTGCCAATCAACAATTCACACCAGCAAGTAGCATCATTGCCAATGAAGTACTCGGTATTTTCCGTGAACAACAGGTCGATGCCGAAGTTGGCTTTATGGCTTTTGCTTCTGTATTCACCAAAGTGACAGACATCGTTCAGCATCAGGAGCGAGCAGAGTTTCTAAAAAATGGTGCAGAGCCACCTAGCCTGCCGCAAATCGATACGGAGCAGCTTCCCAACTTAGCGTGGCTATTCGAGCAGACGAACCCCGTCAACTACGAGCTGTATTTCGAGGATGGGATCAAGATAACAATTGAAGGCTTGAAGTGGTTTATTTCTCAGCATTCACAACACCAAAATAGGTAG
- the gbpA gene encoding N-acetylglucosamine-binding protein GbpA, which produces MRIKIEKTALAIALSTVCGGAMAHGFVSLNDDGNIISRVALCHLEDSEGQPKNMDCGNIQYEPQSVEGFDGFPENGPPDGYIASAEIAMARNLDEQTSERWQKRSIEAGSQEFEWTFKANHVAAGFKYYITKEGWDQNSPLKRDSFDLTPFCEVDGNGEITQDTATHTCNVPEREGYHVILAVWDVGDTDKAFYNAIDVVFDGHDSQLPGWEKAGQIIPTMNLKEGDAVYTRVFDGSGENPSLSTRVEIASSESGQPKNWSKALATKVNQEHDDIKSGVWSENGFDPIYGVNPIYVNKDSDIQRVEIGYDVEVPEPDTSLTVEGLEPEYIIGDEATVLDLTLIAEGDAQAELTVYNHGRESLAHWSGQVEDETSESVRLPLSKSEAGHHMLVVSVKNSEGKLVGQQTFNFHLLEAGTPPPQHDYVYPEGFGSYVDGDIVLFEGEGVYQCYGPWAAECNNEEYLPGVAVDPNWVEQQWKKLD; this is translated from the coding sequence ATGAGAATAAAAATCGAGAAAACGGCTTTAGCAATCGCTTTGTCTACAGTCTGTGGTGGTGCAATGGCACACGGTTTTGTGTCACTAAATGATGATGGCAACATCATAAGCCGTGTTGCTTTGTGTCACTTAGAAGACTCAGAGGGACAGCCGAAGAATATGGATTGTGGCAACATACAGTATGAGCCTCAAAGTGTGGAAGGTTTTGATGGCTTCCCAGAAAATGGACCACCTGATGGTTACATTGCCAGTGCTGAAATTGCAATGGCGAGAAACCTAGATGAGCAAACTTCCGAGCGTTGGCAGAAACGTTCAATCGAAGCGGGCTCCCAAGAGTTTGAGTGGACATTTAAGGCTAACCACGTTGCCGCTGGTTTTAAATACTACATCACGAAAGAAGGTTGGGACCAAAACTCACCATTGAAACGAGATTCGTTTGACCTTACACCTTTCTGTGAAGTTGATGGTAATGGAGAGATAACACAAGATACGGCGACTCACACTTGTAACGTTCCGGAGCGAGAAGGCTATCACGTGATTTTGGCGGTATGGGATGTTGGCGATACAGACAAAGCTTTCTATAACGCAATTGATGTTGTGTTTGATGGCCATGACTCTCAATTACCGGGTTGGGAAAAAGCAGGCCAGATAATTCCGACCATGAATTTGAAAGAGGGTGATGCGGTATACACACGTGTGTTTGATGGATCTGGTGAAAACCCATCATTGAGTACTCGAGTCGAGATTGCGAGCAGTGAGTCCGGACAACCAAAGAACTGGTCAAAGGCATTAGCGACCAAAGTTAACCAAGAGCATGACGATATTAAGTCTGGCGTATGGAGTGAAAACGGGTTCGATCCTATTTATGGCGTTAACCCTATATACGTTAATAAAGACAGTGATATCCAACGTGTAGAGATAGGCTACGATGTTGAGGTGCCTGAACCAGACACATCACTGACTGTTGAAGGGCTAGAGCCTGAATACATCATTGGGGATGAAGCGACGGTTCTCGATCTTACATTGATTGCAGAAGGTGACGCTCAAGCTGAGCTTACTGTCTATAACCATGGACGTGAGTCTCTAGCGCACTGGAGTGGCCAGGTCGAAGATGAAACCTCAGAATCGGTCAGGCTACCGCTATCCAAATCTGAGGCTGGTCACCATATGTTAGTGGTGAGTGTGAAAAACAGCGAAGGTAAGCTAGTCGGTCAGCAAACCTTCAATTTCCACTTGCTTGAAGCGGGCACTCCGCCACCACAACATGACTATGTTTACCCTGAAGGGTTTGGTAGTTATGTAGATGGAGACATTGTGCTATTTGAAGGTGAGGGTGTTTATCAATGTTACGGCCCTTGGGCAGCAGAATGTAACAATGAAGAGTACTTGCCGGGTGTCGCTGTCGATCCAAATTGGGTGGAACAGCAATGGAAAAAGCTCGACTAA
- a CDS encoding GNAT family N-acetyltransferase — translation MSIVVRRSEPSDARGIKEVYECTNAYTGTLQLPNPSLETWQKRISNVPDNVYSYVALLDGEIVGNLGLEVCVNPRRRHVASFGMGVKDDVLGRGVGSQLLATAIDLCDNWINIKRLELTVYTDNERAISLYKKFGFVIEGESAGFAFRNGEYVAAYHMARLV, via the coding sequence ATGAGTATTGTAGTGAGACGCTCTGAACCGTCAGATGCAAGGGGAATAAAAGAAGTTTACGAATGCACTAATGCTTATACCGGTACGCTGCAACTCCCAAATCCATCTCTGGAAACCTGGCAAAAACGAATCTCAAATGTTCCAGATAATGTGTACTCTTATGTCGCGTTATTGGATGGAGAAATTGTTGGCAACCTAGGTTTAGAAGTATGTGTAAATCCAAGAAGGCGTCATGTCGCTTCTTTTGGTATGGGTGTTAAAGACGATGTGTTAGGCAGAGGTGTAGGTAGCCAGTTACTCGCAACGGCGATCGACTTATGTGACAACTGGATTAACATCAAACGACTGGAACTCACCGTCTATACCGATAACGAACGAGCGATCAGTCTCTATAAGAAGTTTGGCTTCGTGATTGAAGGGGAGTCAGCAGGGTTTGCCTTTAGAAATGGCGAATATGTGGCGGCTTACCATATGGCGCGACTGGTATAA
- a CDS encoding DUF1415 domain-containing protein → MSNTQNTDLQAIHDQVKQWLDDVVIGLNLCPFAAKPQRNKQIKIFVSEAETEEALLEDIMTQFVELDSTPVAELETTLVVVPNMLQDFFDYNMFIDWVEALIKQQDWEGVYQVATFHPDYCFGGADPEDDENLTNRSPYPVYHLIREASMEKVLKHYPNPEAIPDTNIARVESLTPEERRKLFPYLFS, encoded by the coding sequence ATGTCGAACACTCAAAACACTGATCTTCAAGCCATCCATGACCAAGTAAAACAATGGTTAGACGATGTTGTTATTGGCCTAAACCTGTGCCCATTTGCAGCAAAGCCACAACGTAATAAGCAGATTAAGATCTTTGTGAGTGAAGCGGAAACCGAAGAGGCATTGCTTGAAGACATCATGACTCAATTTGTTGAGTTAGATAGCACGCCAGTCGCAGAACTAGAAACGACTCTGGTGGTTGTTCCTAACATGCTGCAAGATTTCTTCGACTACAACATGTTCATCGATTGGGTAGAAGCTTTGATAAAGCAGCAAGATTGGGAAGGCGTTTACCAAGTGGCGACCTTCCATCCTGATTACTGCTTTGGCGGTGCGGATCCTGAAGACGATGAAAACCTGACGAACCGCTCTCCATATCCTGTTTACCATTTAATTCGTGAAGCGAGCATGGAAAAGGTGTTGAAGCATTACCCTAACCCTGAAGCGATTCCAGACACCAACATCGCTCGAGTTGAATCGTTAACACCAGAAGAGCGCCGCAAACTGTTCCCGTATCTGTTTAGTTAA
- a CDS encoding succinylglutamate desuccinylase: MTKTLFRQSFLFDSLDLEQEVFAGQTVLSNGVQIKLHQRGVLEVIPADYNSETKNIIFSSGVHGDETSPMELIDKLVEDIETGFQAVNARCLFIIAHPEATNAHTRFLDVNMNRLFDDKQYESNREVDIAQNLKFLVTEFYKETKPATRWHLDLHCAIRLSKHYSFAVSPKVRHEVRSKELFDFINSAHVEAVLLSNAPTSTFSWYSAENFEAQALTMELGQVARIGENQLDKLTAFDLAMRNLIAEVEPEHLPKPTITYRVSRTIVRLHDDFDFMFSDSVENFTAFKHGEVFGHDGDKPLMAKNENEAVVFPNRNVAIGQRAALMVCEVETRFDHGQLVYD; this comes from the coding sequence ATGACGAAGACCCTATTTCGCCAATCATTTCTTTTTGACAGCCTAGATCTTGAGCAAGAAGTGTTTGCAGGACAGACCGTACTGAGTAACGGTGTTCAAATTAAGCTTCATCAACGTGGTGTATTGGAAGTCATTCCCGCGGATTACAATTCTGAAACCAAGAACATCATCTTTTCAAGCGGTGTACATGGCGATGAAACGTCACCAATGGAGCTGATTGATAAGCTCGTTGAAGATATTGAAACAGGCTTTCAGGCAGTGAACGCTAGATGCTTGTTTATCATAGCTCACCCAGAAGCAACCAACGCGCATACCCGTTTTCTTGATGTGAATATGAACCGTCTGTTTGATGACAAACAGTACGAAAGTAATCGAGAAGTGGATATCGCCCAAAACTTAAAATTTCTGGTGACAGAGTTTTACAAAGAAACCAAGCCAGCAACTCGTTGGCACTTAGATCTACACTGTGCAATCCGTTTATCTAAGCATTATTCATTTGCGGTGAGCCCTAAGGTTCGCCACGAAGTACGTAGCAAAGAGTTATTCGACTTTATCAACAGTGCTCACGTTGAAGCCGTGTTGCTGTCAAACGCGCCAACCAGCACTTTCAGCTGGTACAGTGCTGAGAACTTCGAAGCGCAAGCTCTGACAATGGAACTTGGGCAAGTTGCGAGAATCGGTGAGAACCAACTGGATAAACTAACCGCTTTTGATTTAGCCATGCGTAATTTAATCGCGGAAGTAGAACCAGAGCATCTGCCTAAGCCAACCATTACTTATCGCGTTAGCCGCACTATTGTTCGCTTACATGATGATTTCGATTTCATGTTCTCAGACTCTGTAGAGAACTTTACTGCCTTCAAGCACGGTGAAGTCTTTGGTCATGATGGTGACAAACCATTGATGGCGAAGAACGAAAACGAAGCGGTGGTGTTCCCTAATCGGAATGTTGCTATCGGTCAACGAGCAGCATTAATGGTGTGTGAAGTGGAAACGCGATTCGACCATGGTCAGTTGGTTTACGATTAA
- a CDS encoding DUF1992 domain-containing protein: protein MSLFIDNAIAGWIRNAEQTGELKNNAYHGKKIDLDEYFQTPAEHRMSMKILKDANCLPPAVRLMKQIDEVKEEHSNTTDPEKKEALRKEIMSLELKRDLLLESM from the coding sequence ATGTCATTATTTATAGACAACGCGATTGCCGGATGGATTCGAAACGCAGAGCAAACAGGTGAGCTCAAAAACAATGCCTACCATGGGAAAAAGATAGACCTTGATGAGTACTTTCAGACACCGGCCGAACACCGTATGTCGATGAAGATCTTAAAAGATGCCAACTGCTTGCCACCAGCCGTTAGGCTCATGAAGCAAATTGATGAAGTAAAAGAAGAGCACTCGAACACAACAGATCCCGAGAAAAAAGAAGCACTTAGAAAAGAGATCATGTCATTGGAGCTAAAACGAGACCTATTGCTAGAGAGCATGTAG
- the btuC gene encoding vitamin B12 ABC transporter permease BtuC, whose translation MDFQQLLHQKQRKWTRAIYLMAALLIALSAIYLMVGDLFISPLGTLSTLEQKLLIDLRLPRLLAAIAIGAGLAVSGASLQVLLGNVLAEPGVLGISGGASLAMVIVLFFLPFAPTPELFMVAAVLGSLCFTVILVSMVKAMRLTTTKLLLVGVALGILSGAMVTWAFYFSDDMSLRLLMYWLMGSLGGVTWYQHSLTLVMIPVIIWLCLQGSKLDKLMIGETHAAQLGVNVPKLRWRLIFAVSILVGCAVALGGVISFVGLVVPHLLRLAIGTDNKYLLPLSAVAGAALLVFADICARTLLDSAELPLGVMTTSIGAPIFIWMLIKNHDSN comes from the coding sequence ATGGATTTCCAACAACTTCTTCACCAAAAACAGCGTAAATGGACGCGAGCCATTTATCTGATGGCAGCACTGCTAATCGCGCTGAGTGCTATTTACCTAATGGTTGGCGATCTCTTCATTTCCCCTCTGGGCACCTTGTCCACATTAGAACAAAAACTACTGATTGATTTACGCTTACCTCGATTACTGGCGGCTATTGCCATCGGGGCAGGGCTAGCTGTATCTGGCGCAAGCTTACAAGTCTTGTTGGGCAATGTACTCGCAGAGCCGGGTGTGCTCGGCATTTCTGGTGGTGCAAGCCTCGCCATGGTGATTGTGTTGTTCTTCTTGCCGTTTGCTCCTACCCCAGAGCTCTTCATGGTCGCAGCGGTTTTAGGATCCCTCTGTTTTACAGTGATTCTGGTGAGCATGGTAAAAGCAATGCGGCTTACCACGACCAAGCTGCTGTTGGTGGGTGTCGCATTAGGTATTCTTTCTGGTGCGATGGTGACATGGGCATTCTATTTCAGTGATGACATGAGCCTTCGTCTGTTGATGTACTGGCTAATGGGTAGCTTAGGTGGCGTGACTTGGTATCAACACTCGCTGACATTAGTGATGATCCCTGTGATTATCTGGTTGTGTCTGCAAGGTAGTAAGCTCGACAAACTGATGATTGGTGAGACCCATGCGGCGCAACTTGGCGTGAATGTGCCTAAGTTACGTTGGCGCTTAATCTTCGCAGTATCCATTTTGGTAGGTTGTGCAGTGGCGTTGGGCGGTGTAATCAGCTTTGTTGGTCTGGTTGTGCCACACTTACTGCGTTTAGCAATTGGTACCGACAACAAATATTTACTGCCTCTGTCTGCCGTTGCGGGGGCAGCGCTGCTGGTGTTTGCCGATATTTGCGCACGAACCTTACTCGATTCTGCAGAATTACCTTTGGGTGTGATGACCACAAGTATCGGTGCGCCTATCTTCATTTGGATGTTAATTAAAAATCATGATTCAAATTAA
- a CDS encoding nucleoside triphosphate pyrophosphohydrolase family protein, which yields MNLSQLNQEIYDHLYRDIKEFRSTFDLPVAAPETMDEKGDTLHTSLAIEELTELAEADSKIEQADAIVDSVYVLMGRLVHLGQSKVEDNLTISYLIDLLLNVAKNRSIDFLPCWDEVHSSNMSKVCRNETEYAETEAFYAEQNIKLMAVQKGEYIIAKCAEDFVSEGKTVRQGKVLKSVHYRPANLEPLTA from the coding sequence ATGAACCTTTCTCAACTAAACCAAGAAATCTACGATCACCTTTACCGCGATATTAAAGAGTTCCGCAGTACTTTTGATCTGCCTGTTGCTGCTCCTGAAACAATGGATGAAAAAGGCGATACGCTACATACTTCTCTAGCGATCGAAGAGCTGACAGAATTGGCAGAAGCTGACTCTAAAATCGAACAAGCGGACGCTATTGTAGACAGCGTTTATGTTTTGATGGGACGTTTGGTTCACCTTGGTCAATCTAAAGTAGAAGACAACCTAACGATCAGCTACCTGATCGATCTTCTGTTGAACGTTGCTAAAAACCGCTCAATCGACTTCTTACCTTGCTGGGATGAAGTACACTCAAGCAACATGAGCAAAGTATGTCGTAACGAGACAGAATACGCAGAAACTGAAGCTTTCTATGCTGAGCAGAACATCAAGCTAATGGCGGTTCAAAAAGGTGAATACATTATCGCCAAATGTGCGGAAGATTTCGTATCTGAAGGTAAAACAGTTCGCCAAGGTAAAGTTCTGAAATCAGTACATTACCGCCCAGCAAACCTTGAGCCACTAACGGCTTAA
- the btuD gene encoding vitamin B12 ABC transporter ATP-binding protein BtuD, with product MIQIKSLSVGARLLPLSFELKPGQVTHVIGPNGSGKSTLLEAISSIGDSYKGDIKLDEKDLSDLSLQDLSLHRAYLCQSARPAFNLEVFQYLALSLPSSSQGLDAEINAALEEIAQMLDIADKLHRSIQALSGGEWQRVRLAGMCLQVWPTLNPYAKLLILDEPAAPLDIAQEALLYKLIERVAQKGIAVIMANHDLNRTLRHADQVLLLDKGVLQASGTTAQVLTPEQLESVFNTQVKSVSVDDQTYLIFE from the coding sequence ATGATTCAAATTAAGAGCCTGAGCGTCGGCGCTCGTTTATTACCACTATCATTTGAGCTCAAGCCGGGCCAAGTGACCCATGTTATTGGGCCTAATGGCAGTGGCAAGAGTACTTTGCTGGAAGCCATTTCGAGTATTGGTGACAGCTATAAAGGTGATATCAAGCTCGATGAAAAAGACCTATCTGACTTATCGTTACAGGACCTATCATTGCACCGTGCGTACTTGTGTCAGAGTGCAAGACCGGCTTTCAACTTAGAAGTATTCCAATACCTAGCACTATCGCTACCAAGCTCGTCACAGGGGCTTGATGCTGAAATCAATGCAGCCTTGGAAGAGATAGCCCAGATGCTCGACATAGCGGATAAGCTACATCGCTCAATCCAAGCTTTGTCAGGTGGTGAGTGGCAGCGGGTTCGATTGGCGGGCATGTGCCTACAAGTTTGGCCAACACTTAACCCATATGCGAAGTTACTGATCTTAGATGAACCAGCGGCACCGTTGGACATTGCGCAAGAGGCGTTGCTCTATAAGCTCATTGAAAGAGTGGCACAAAAGGGTATCGCTGTAATCATGGCAAACCACGACCTTAACCGTACTCTAAGACACGCTGACCAAGTGCTACTGCTCGACAAAGGCGTTTTACAAGCTTCTGGTACCACGGCACAAGTGTTGACTCCAGAACAACTTGAGTCTGTATTCAACACTCAAGTGAAAAGTGTCTCAGTGGATGATCAAACTTACCTCATATTTGAGTAA